Proteins encoded by one window of Bradyrhizobium sp. B097:
- a CDS encoding LysR family transcriptional regulator, with the protein MDLRRLVYFVAVAEELHFGRAASRLAIAQPPLSRQIAQLESDLGVVLIDRSRSQIRLTQAGSVLLERARDVLERLDRTHREIKRIGEGFSGHLRVAFVGSATYGVLPNVIKAFRSAYPDVELALSAMNNAEQKRAVIQREIDIAVARPSLDDEELKSEPLLQEPLILALSDTSPLLEQQVTRLTALKAETFVLYPRKPRPSFADHILNICLEEGFIPKSQVLAQDYQTAISLVSVGVGIALVPQSVSQADRPGVAYRAYEGHNPGTALSLNYRRDNRMPHLFNFLKIAQDVVRRQRKQ; encoded by the coding sequence ATGGATCTGAGGCGACTGGTCTACTTCGTCGCCGTCGCCGAGGAATTGCATTTCGGCCGCGCCGCATCACGGCTCGCGATCGCCCAGCCGCCGCTCAGCCGGCAGATTGCGCAGCTGGAGAGCGATCTCGGCGTCGTACTCATCGACCGGAGCCGAAGCCAGATCCGTTTGACCCAGGCCGGCAGCGTTCTGCTGGAACGTGCGCGCGATGTGCTGGAGCGGCTCGATCGGACGCACCGCGAGATCAAGCGGATCGGCGAAGGCTTTTCGGGGCACCTGCGCGTCGCCTTCGTCGGATCGGCGACCTATGGCGTGCTGCCCAATGTGATCAAGGCGTTTCGCTCGGCCTATCCCGACGTCGAGCTCGCGCTGTCGGCGATGAACAACGCCGAGCAGAAGCGCGCGGTGATCCAGCGCGAGATCGATATCGCCGTCGCCCGGCCCTCGCTCGACGACGAGGAATTGAAGTCGGAGCCGCTGCTGCAGGAGCCGTTGATCCTCGCGCTATCAGACACCTCGCCCTTGCTCGAGCAGCAGGTCACGCGGCTGACTGCGCTGAAGGCCGAGACCTTCGTGCTCTACCCGCGCAAGCCGCGCCCGAGCTTCGCCGACCACATCCTCAATATCTGCCTCGAAGAGGGCTTCATTCCGAAATCGCAGGTGCTGGCCCAGGACTATCAGACCGCGATCAGCCTGGTGTCGGTCGGCGTCGGCATCGCGCTGGTGCCGCAATCGGTCTCGCAGGCGGACCGGCCCGGTGTCGCCTATCGCGCCTATGAGGGACATAATCCCGGCACCGCGCTGTCGCTGAACTACCGGCGCGACAACCGGATGCCGCACCTCTTCAACTTCCTGAAAATCGCACAAGACGTCGTGCGGCGTCAGCGCAAGCAATAG
- a CDS encoding TrbI/VirB10 family protein, with the protein MTSGVDREPPEPLELRARPRPIRRLNTRALMIGCAVAALFIAGATILALRPLRSLKQADRPELYNTDRKQTAEGLSKLPKSYEELSPSTPRLGPPSPGDIGRAFAENEKKVGTASSSDPGFRTNPEEDAERAERIRQVRVAQQARESGLFFRLSEKQDKRRRADVTEVAVSPPSSFRPQAADPGPSAAELAKAARAMLDRSDEIVPSSQARKLAFVGAKADTETINPHALLPAPSTYAVMAGTIIPASLVTGLNSDLPGATIAQVTENVYDTVTGEHLLVPQGTRLIGKYDSVVAFGQKRALVVWTRLVLPNGNSMVIENLPATDVAGYAGLEDEVDFHTWQLLKGVALATLIGVGTQLSIGHDESDLVKALRESTQQTTNRAGQRLVERQLDVQPTITVRPGWPLRVIVSKDLVLKPYRDVQAVAKGR; encoded by the coding sequence ATGACAAGCGGGGTGGATCGGGAGCCGCCGGAGCCTCTGGAGCTGCGGGCACGGCCGCGGCCTATTCGCCGGTTGAACACGCGCGCACTCATGATCGGATGCGCGGTCGCTGCATTGTTCATTGCCGGTGCGACGATCTTGGCGCTCCGGCCGCTGCGGTCATTGAAGCAGGCGGACCGGCCAGAGCTATACAACACAGACCGGAAGCAAACAGCGGAGGGGCTGAGCAAGCTGCCCAAATCTTACGAAGAGCTATCGCCGTCAACGCCGCGGCTTGGACCGCCATCTCCGGGCGATATCGGCCGGGCTTTTGCCGAGAATGAAAAGAAAGTCGGCACCGCGTCATCATCGGATCCAGGCTTCCGCACCAACCCGGAAGAGGATGCCGAGAGAGCCGAACGCATTCGCCAGGTGCGTGTCGCGCAACAGGCAAGGGAGTCGGGCCTGTTCTTCCGTCTGTCGGAAAAGCAGGACAAGCGCAGACGCGCTGATGTTACGGAAGTGGCCGTCAGCCCACCGTCCTCCTTCCGGCCACAGGCAGCCGATCCTGGGCCGTCCGCGGCTGAGCTCGCGAAAGCTGCGCGGGCGATGCTCGATCGGTCAGACGAGATCGTGCCCTCGTCGCAGGCGCGAAAGCTCGCCTTTGTGGGAGCGAAAGCTGACACCGAGACCATTAATCCGCATGCGCTTCTGCCGGCGCCCTCCACCTACGCCGTGATGGCGGGGACGATTATACCAGCGAGCCTGGTCACGGGGCTGAACTCGGATTTGCCCGGCGCCACGATCGCTCAGGTCACGGAGAACGTCTACGACACCGTGACGGGCGAGCATCTGCTCGTGCCACAGGGGACGCGGCTCATCGGCAAATACGATAGCGTGGTAGCCTTCGGCCAGAAGCGGGCGCTTGTCGTCTGGACGCGCCTAGTCCTGCCGAATGGCAATTCCATGGTGATCGAGAACCTTCCAGCTACTGATGTTGCGGGCTACGCCGGGCTCGAGGATGAGGTGGACTTCCATACCTGGCAACTGCTCAAGGGCGTGGCCTTGGCGACACTGATCGGAGTAGGGACGCAATTATCGATCGGTCATGACGAGAGCGATCTCGTGAAGGCACTGCGGGAAAGCACGCAGCAGACGACCAATCGTGCTGGTCAACGACTGGTGGAACGCCAGCTCGACGTGCAGCCGACGATCACGGTGCGACCGGGATGGCCGCTGCGGGTGATTGTTTCGAAGGATCTGGTATTGAAACCCTACCGGGATGTTCAGGCAGTGGCTAAGGGTAGGTGA
- the trbG gene encoding P-type conjugative transfer protein TrbG: MNSAATTKLASASVLVLSLVLCGCATKLNLEAPYDELTFEQALPEADPPKPVEIVEAPKVLPLPGQLKPYPKKGAKEEKVPPEQAIAKANKAARMEPTRAGYINAIQVYPWTEGALYRLYASPEKVSTIALQPGEELIDVSTGDTVRWVVGDTSSGQGSSRRVHILVKPTLPDVQTNLVILTDRRAYHLELVSTKQTYMASISWTYPTDTLVALHKQNATAQANEERVADRGVRLDSLNFRYRIEGDDPPWRPLRAFDDGRKVFIQMPSGLSQGEAPPLFVAGADGRPNLVNYRVRGTYYVVDRMFGAAELRLGEDPQRIVRIIRIDARPVSQAVNAGSAS, encoded by the coding sequence ATGAATTCTGCTGCCACAACCAAGCTCGCGTCGGCCAGCGTCCTGGTCCTGTCGCTTGTGCTCTGCGGATGCGCCACAAAGCTCAACCTCGAAGCACCTTATGATGAGCTGACATTCGAGCAAGCGCTCCCGGAGGCAGATCCGCCGAAGCCCGTCGAAATTGTCGAGGCGCCCAAGGTCCTGCCATTGCCTGGCCAGCTCAAGCCCTATCCGAAGAAGGGCGCCAAGGAAGAAAAGGTGCCGCCTGAGCAGGCGATTGCCAAGGCGAACAAGGCTGCGCGGATGGAGCCGACCCGGGCCGGTTACATCAACGCGATTCAGGTCTATCCGTGGACTGAAGGGGCCCTCTATCGGCTCTATGCCAGCCCCGAGAAGGTCTCGACTATCGCGCTTCAGCCTGGTGAGGAACTGATCGACGTCTCCACGGGCGACACCGTTCGATGGGTGGTCGGCGATACCTCGAGCGGTCAGGGTAGCAGCCGGCGGGTCCATATCCTCGTCAAACCGACGCTTCCGGATGTCCAGACCAATCTGGTGATCCTGACCGACCGGCGCGCCTACCATCTAGAGCTCGTCTCGACCAAGCAGACCTATATGGCTTCGATCTCCTGGACATATCCGACGGATACTCTGGTTGCCCTTCACAAGCAGAACGCGACCGCCCAGGCAAACGAGGAACGGGTCGCCGATCGCGGCGTTCGGCTCGACAGCCTTAACTTCCGCTACCGCATCGAAGGCGATGATCCGCCATGGCGACCCCTGCGGGCGTTCGACGATGGCCGCAAGGTCTTCATCCAGATGCCATCAGGCCTGTCGCAGGGCGAGGCGCCGCCCTTGTTTGTTGCAGGCGCCGACGGTCGTCCAAATCTTGTGAACTATCGCGTCCGGGGCACCTACTACGTTGTTGACCGCATGTTTGGCGCCGCCGAGCTCCGTCTGGGCGAGGATCCCCAGCGCATCGTCCGGATCATCCGCATTGATGCGCGGCCGGTGTCGCAAGCCGTCAACGCCGGGAGTGCCTCATGA
- the trbL gene encoding P-type conjugative transfer protein TrbL has protein sequence MADLSVIDRFTETFSRYIDSGFGLLSGEVSFLSSTLVVIDLTLAGLAWSMRADDQILVTLAKKILYVGAFAFIIGNFKSLANIIFNSFSGIGLKASGGTLSAADLARPGFVAAAGFTAAHPLLEEVSQFSGLDVLTNLPTILIILFCWIVIVLAFFVLSVQLFVTLIEFKLTTLASFILVPFALWGKTAFLAEKTLGNVVASGVKVMMLAIIVGIGSTIFGQLASTLTRPVDIASAMSLLLAALSLFGLGIFGPGIAAGLVSGAPQLGAGSAAGTVAGAAAVAIGGGAVAVGGLRMAASGSMTAVRSAASLGGASSVGGGAAHAAAAEPSAVGSVGAASGAAAPGSSRVAASALHAREAAQIAAHTLKDGDKGGHSSGPKLGED, from the coding sequence CGCGCTATATCGACTCGGGCTTTGGTCTTCTGTCGGGCGAAGTTTCGTTCCTGAGTTCGACACTCGTCGTCATCGATCTCACGCTTGCCGGACTTGCCTGGAGCATGCGGGCCGACGACCAGATCCTGGTGACGCTTGCCAAGAAGATCCTCTACGTCGGTGCGTTCGCCTTCATCATCGGCAACTTCAAGAGCCTTGCCAACATCATCTTCAACTCGTTTTCGGGAATCGGCCTGAAAGCGTCAGGCGGCACATTGAGCGCGGCTGATTTGGCCCGGCCGGGCTTCGTTGCCGCCGCCGGGTTTACTGCAGCGCATCCGCTTCTGGAAGAGGTGAGCCAGTTTTCCGGCCTCGATGTGCTGACGAACCTGCCAACGATCCTGATCATCTTGTTCTGCTGGATCGTGATCGTGCTCGCGTTCTTCGTGCTGTCGGTTCAGCTCTTCGTCACGCTGATCGAGTTCAAGCTGACGACACTTGCGAGCTTCATCCTCGTGCCGTTCGCGCTTTGGGGCAAGACTGCATTCCTCGCCGAAAAGACGCTCGGCAATGTCGTAGCCTCCGGCGTCAAGGTGATGATGCTGGCGATCATTGTCGGCATCGGTTCGACCATCTTCGGTCAACTCGCAAGCACGCTGACGCGACCGGTCGATATTGCGTCGGCCATGAGCTTGCTGCTTGCGGCGCTCTCCCTGTTTGGACTTGGAATCTTTGGTCCGGGCATTGCCGCCGGCCTTGTGTCGGGTGCGCCTCAATTGGGGGCCGGGTCTGCGGCGGGTACAGTCGCTGGTGCGGCTGCTGTTGCGATCGGAGGCGGCGCGGTTGCTGTGGGCGGGCTCCGCATGGCCGCGAGTGGGTCGATGACAGCGGTCCGTTCCGCGGCGTCGCTGGGCGGAGCATCGTCGGTCGGCGGCGGTGCAGCACATGCTGCCGCTGCCGAGCCGTCTGCGGTCGGAAGCGTCGGAGCAGCGAGCGGGGCCGCGGCCCCCGGCTCTTCGCGCGTTGCGGCCTCGGCACTGCACGCCCGGGAGGCAGCGCAGATTGCTGCCCATACCCTGAAGGATGGGGACAAGGGCGGTCATTCCTCGGGTCCGAAGCTCGGGGAGGACTGA
- a CDS encoding DUF2274 domain-containing protein, which produces MKLAKLPDRTPVKMNLVLAPSLAKHLREYADFYAQTYGTREEIADLIPFMLQAFIDTDAAFKKMRIGGASSSQAERQS; this is translated from the coding sequence ATGAAGCTCGCGAAGCTGCCCGACCGAACTCCGGTGAAAATGAATCTCGTACTTGCGCCAAGCCTAGCCAAGCACCTACGTGAGTACGCCGATTTCTATGCGCAGACGTACGGCACACGAGAGGAAATTGCGGATTTGATTCCGTTTATGCTGCAAGCATTTATCGACACCGACGCGGCATTCAAGAAAATGAGAATCGGCGGTGCCAGCTCTTCGCAGGCCGAACGACAATCCTGA
- the dusA gene encoding tRNA dihydrouridine(20/20a) synthase DusA, whose amino-acid sequence MMDWTDRQCRVFHRLMSRRARLYTEMLTTGAVIHGDRARLLGFDASEHPVALQLGGSDPRDLATAAQIGEDFGYDEINLNVGCPSDRVKDGRFGACLMAEPALVAEGVAAMKRAVKIPVTVKCRIGIDDQDPEVALDTLARGVIAAGADALVVHARKAWLNGLSPKENRDIPPLDYDRVYRLKAVLPNVPIIINGGITSIAEAKQHLAQVDGVMLGRAAYQEPWRLLTVDSELFGETPPHATMKDVFAAMLPYIERQLAEGTRLHSITRHFVGAFHGVPGARAFRRHLAENGVRPGAGTDVLREAIARVDDRAPAAVAA is encoded by the coding sequence ATGATGGATTGGACCGACCGGCAGTGCCGGGTCTTCCATCGCCTGATGTCGCGGCGGGCGCGGCTTTATACGGAGATGCTGACGACGGGTGCGGTGATCCACGGCGACCGGGCGCGGTTGCTCGGCTTCGATGCCAGCGAGCACCCGGTGGCGCTGCAGCTCGGCGGTTCCGATCCGCGCGATCTCGCGACTGCCGCGCAGATCGGCGAGGACTTCGGCTATGACGAAATCAATCTCAATGTCGGCTGTCCGTCCGATCGGGTGAAGGACGGCCGGTTCGGCGCCTGCCTGATGGCGGAGCCCGCGCTGGTTGCCGAGGGCGTTGCGGCGATGAAGCGCGCGGTGAAGATTCCCGTCACGGTGAAGTGCCGGATCGGCATCGACGACCAGGATCCGGAAGTCGCGCTCGATACGCTGGCGCGCGGCGTGATTGCCGCAGGCGCGGATGCGCTCGTCGTGCACGCGCGCAAGGCCTGGCTCAACGGATTGTCGCCTAAGGAGAACCGCGACATCCCGCCGCTCGACTACGATCGCGTCTATCGCCTCAAGGCGGTGCTGCCGAACGTGCCCATCATCATCAACGGCGGCATCACGAGTATCGCCGAAGCGAAGCAGCATCTGGCACAGGTCGATGGCGTGATGCTGGGGCGGGCGGCCTATCAGGAGCCGTGGCGGCTGCTGACCGTCGATTCCGAGCTGTTCGGTGAAACGCCGCCGCACGCCACGATGAAGGACGTCTTCGCGGCGATGCTGCCCTATATCGAGCGGCAACTGGCTGAAGGCACGCGGCTGCATTCGATCACGCGCCATTTCGTCGGTGCTTTCCACGGCGTGCCAGGCGCGCGCGCCTTCCGCAGGCATCTCGCGGAGAACGGCGTTCGGCCGGGCGCCGGGACCGATGTGCTGCGCGAGGCGATCGCACGCGTCGACGACCGCGCGCCTGCGGCGGTCGCGGCCTGA
- a CDS encoding site-specific integrase encodes MASFTQLPSGSWRVQVRRKNRYVAETFRRRKDGEEWALDIERNIDRCGSPRPRAAVKAKTFGDIIDLHIEDMLEVGRPPRRSKAAVLEALKEDLGTVKLPRLDRERLIEYGRKRAKEGAGPATLAIDMSFIRTIATHAAAVHGIEISAEEVRLARFALKHLGLVGKSDERDRRPTQDELDELIEYFESNPRQVIPMGRIVRYAVATTMRQEEICRPDWPDVDMAKRILTIMDRKDPRKKDGNNQKVPLLNLTGYDAWEIMLQQRIITKGQGRVFPYNHKSVSAAFTRACDELKIEDLHFHDLRHEGTSRLFEAGLTIEKVALVTGHKDWRTLRRYTKLRPEELHKLQTKPQPTLEEYLRTLDTVQA; translated from the coding sequence GTGGCCAGTTTCACTCAGTTGCCGTCCGGGAGTTGGCGTGTCCAGGTCCGCCGCAAGAACCGCTATGTGGCGGAGACCTTCCGTCGCCGTAAGGATGGCGAGGAATGGGCGCTCGACATTGAGCGCAATATCGATCGCTGCGGGTCACCCAGGCCCCGAGCCGCTGTAAAGGCCAAAACCTTCGGCGACATCATCGATCTTCATATCGAAGACATGCTCGAAGTCGGTCGTCCTCCCCGCCGATCCAAGGCGGCTGTCCTGGAGGCTCTGAAGGAGGATCTCGGAACCGTAAAGCTTCCCCGTCTCGACCGTGAGAGGTTGATCGAATACGGCAGGAAACGCGCGAAGGAAGGTGCCGGCCCAGCTACCCTTGCAATCGATATGTCGTTCATCAGAACCATCGCAACGCATGCAGCAGCTGTTCACGGAATCGAAATTTCTGCCGAAGAGGTGCGCTTGGCACGTTTCGCGTTGAAGCATTTAGGTCTCGTCGGAAAGTCCGATGAGCGAGATCGACGTCCCACTCAAGATGAGCTCGACGAGCTCATCGAATATTTCGAGAGCAATCCGCGACAGGTCATCCCGATGGGCCGCATCGTCCGATACGCCGTTGCAACCACAATGCGGCAAGAGGAGATTTGCCGGCCTGACTGGCCGGACGTCGACATGGCGAAGCGGATTCTCACGATCATGGACCGCAAGGATCCGAGAAAGAAGGATGGTAACAATCAGAAAGTCCCGCTTCTCAATCTGACCGGCTATGACGCCTGGGAAATCATGCTCCAGCAGCGCATCATCACCAAAGGACAGGGGCGCGTATTCCCGTATAATCACAAGTCAGTAAGCGCGGCATTTACGCGCGCCTGCGACGAGTTGAAGATCGAGGATCTGCATTTTCACGACCTGCGGCACGAAGGTACAAGCCGCTTGTTCGAAGCTGGGCTCACGATCGAAAAGGTCGCGCTGGTCACCGGTCACAAAGATTGGCGCACGTTGCGGCGCTACACGAAATTGAGGCCCGAAGAGCTTCACAAGCTGCAAACTAAGCCACAGCCAACTCTGGAAGAGTATCTCCGGACACTAGATACCGTACAGGCGTAG
- the trbF gene encoding conjugal transfer protein TrbF, whose translation MAGHPFQRVSVRYGETPEPVTPYQKAGQVWDERLGSARVQASNWRLAALGITAVSGVLGLALLTVIARSGVVPYVVEVDRLGEVRAVGPAMEAYQPSDAQIAHFLARFIENVRSLSIDPVIVRTNWLRAYDFVTDRGAQALNDYARETDPFAKIGSRTVTAEVTSVVRASGDSFEIRWKENAFENGTIARTERFTGLVTTVLKPPADAETLRKNPLGLYVHSLNWSRDLIGDAK comes from the coding sequence ATGGCCGGTCATCCCTTTCAACGCGTATCCGTTCGCTACGGAGAGACGCCAGAGCCCGTGACGCCCTACCAGAAAGCGGGCCAGGTCTGGGACGAGCGGCTGGGGTCCGCGCGAGTTCAGGCGAGCAATTGGCGGCTCGCGGCGCTGGGCATCACCGCTGTGTCCGGTGTTCTCGGGTTAGCGCTGCTCACCGTGATCGCCCGCTCAGGCGTCGTCCCCTATGTGGTCGAAGTCGACCGGTTGGGCGAGGTCCGCGCCGTCGGACCTGCGATGGAAGCGTATCAGCCCTCGGATGCGCAGATCGCGCACTTTCTGGCGCGGTTCATCGAGAACGTTCGTTCGTTGTCGATCGACCCCGTGATTGTCCGCACGAATTGGCTGCGGGCCTACGACTTCGTCACCGATCGCGGCGCGCAAGCCCTGAACGACTACGCGCGAGAAACCGATCCGTTCGCGAAAATCGGCTCGAGGACCGTCACCGCCGAAGTTACCTCGGTGGTGCGTGCATCCGGCGACAGCTTCGAAATCCGCTGGAAGGAGAACGCTTTCGAGAACGGCACGATCGCCAGGACCGAGCGATTCACTGGTCTCGTCACCACGGTTCTCAAACCGCCGGCGGACGCCGAGACGCTGCGCAAGAATCCGCTCGGCCTCTACGTTCATTCCCTCAACTGGTCGCGCGACCTCATCGGAGACGCCAAATGA